A single window of Nicotiana tomentosiformis chromosome 1, ASM39032v3, whole genome shotgun sequence DNA harbors:
- the LOC138891564 gene encoding uncharacterized protein: MAMTGLPRLEWRGNLEYTSSRVISFLKAQRMVEKGCDAYLAYVRDVSTDTPTVESVPVVRDFLDVFLANLPGMPPDRDINFGIDLLSGTQPICIPPYRMAPPEFKESKEQLQEMLDKGFILPSV; this comes from the coding sequence ATGGCTATGACaggcttaccgcgattagagtggaggggtaacTTAGAGTATACTtccagtagagttatttcatttcttaaggctcaacgaatggttgagaaagggtgtgacgcgtatttagcttatgtgagagatgttagtactgatacccctacagttgagtcagttccagtagtgagggacttcctaGATGTTTTTCTAGctaatcttccgggcatgcctcccgacagagatattaatttcggtattgatttgttgtcgggcactcaacccatatgtattcctccataccgtatggctcctcctgagtttaAGGAGtcgaaggagcagttgcaagagatgcttgataagggcttcattttgCCTAGTGTGTGA